The following are encoded together in the Macrobrachium nipponense isolate FS-2020 chromosome 14, ASM1510439v2, whole genome shotgun sequence genome:
- the LOC135226325 gene encoding uncharacterized protein LOC135226325: FNLYNDVEWYVSSGRQYKASGRLRKTHKKEKCFRPRFPHCQFFCIAKRQRNYHPSSCRRGPKGPSRGRVSTTGGLCLSRREASPLRQHRQESLPPNGEVWRLVTCDDCRKCIVDGGKLLCLDVDVRPVPNSCHALSFGIGYDMSFEKALVQYGCKVTAFDPTSINLTNTVHPGNIQAIRLGLDARDHEFVQNFADLRHQKTEQHQMSYRKYQSVIELLDYPDVDLLKIDIEGSEWKVFSQILSSPKSRNLLKNIRQILLEVHLDFLTAGDDLETTYYNVLQATAVFERLEGLGFHLAAFELNESTLSQYVLHNVNVSLYREISLIRRTTNH; encoded by the coding sequence TTCAATCTCTATAACGATGTCGAATGGTATGTCTCAAGTGGTCGGCAATATAAGGCTTCTGGTCGCCTTCGGAAGACCCATAAGAAAGAGAAGTGTTTTCGTCCTCGTTTTCCTCATTGCCAGTTTTTTTGCATTGCGAAACGTCAGCGTAACTACCACCCATCCTCCTGCAGGAGGGGACCCAAAGGCCCCTCTAGAGGGCGAGTATCTACAACTGGAGGACTTTGCCTCAGCCGTAGAGAAGCTTCACCGTTACGTCAGCACCGTCAGGAGTCGCTGCCGCCGAATGGCGAGGTTTGGCGGCTGGTGACGTGTGATGACTGTCGCAAATGCATCGTAGACGGAGGCAAGCTCCTCTGCCTCGATGTAGACGTACGCCCCGTGCCTAACTCGTGCCACGCTCTGAGTTTTGGCATCGGGTATGACATGAGTTTCGAAAAGGCTCTCGTCCAGTACGGGTGCAAAGTAACAGCCTTCGACCCAACGAGCATCAATTTGACCAATACAGTTCATCCGGGGAATATCCAGGCCATACGCCTAGGCCTAGACGCTAGAGATCACGAGTTCGTTCAGAATTTCGCTGACCTTCGGCACCAAAAGACCGAGCAGCACCAAATGTCTTATAGGAAGTACCAGTCAGTCATCGAGTTGTTAGACTATCCTGATGTTGACCTGCTGAAAATAGATATAGAGGGTTCTGAATGGAAGGTGTTCTCTCAGATCCTCAGCTCTCCTAAAAGCCGtaatttactgaaaaatattcGCCAGATATTACTAGAAGTCCATCTGGATTTCCTAACCGCTGGAGACGATCTGGAAACCACATACTACAACGTGCTACAAGCAACAGCCGTGTTCGAACGCTTGGAAGGTCTTGGATTTCATTTAGCTGCGTTCGAACTCAACGAATCTACCCTGTCGCAGTATGTGCTTCATAACGTGAATGTTTCACTGTACAGGGAAATATCGCTTATTAGAAGGACCACGAACCACTGA